The genome window CGCTCATCCAACTGAACCTGGCGAATATAACCTTATTGGCCCTGACATTTGCCTTCGCGAATATCAAAGAGCACTACACCGAAACGCGTACTCGAGCCCTTACGATGGAAAAGTTCGCCTACACGGACCTGTTGACCAACTTACCTAACCGACGCTGGCTCGAAGACGAGCTGCAAGTAGCTCTAGCCCAAAGCAAGCGGCAAAACATGAAACTGGTTATTTGCTTTATCGATTTGGACCGGTTCAAACGCATCAACGACACGCAAGGGCACGAGGCCGGTGACCTTTTGCTTCAGCAAGTCGCGCAGCGCTTGCAAGCCTGCTCGCGCGAGAACGATACCGTCGCGCGTATAAGCGGCGATGAGTTTGTCCTGTTGGCGAGAGGAGTTAACCATGCGCGTGATGCCTCGTTTATAGCCGAAAAGGTACAAGGTGCTCTAGAGTCGCCGTTCACCATCCGCGATCAGGCGATTACGGTGACTGCGAGCATCGGCATCAGTGTCTATCCTGATGACGGACACGATGTGACCGCGCTCCTGCGGCACGCCGACAGCGCCATGTACTACACCAAGCATCTGGGTCGCAACAGTTTTCATGCTTACACCGTGGAGATCGGCTCCAAGGTCGAGGTGCGCAACGATCTCGAGCAGGACCTGCGCGACGCCTTGCAACACGGGGAGCTCGAGCTTTACTACCAACCCCAGCATGATCTCCAGAGCGGCAAACTCGTCAAAGCCGAAGCACTGCTGCGGTGGCACCATCCTAAACTCGGCCTCATTACTCCGAGCGAGTTTATCGGCTTGGCCGAAGAAAGTGGTTTGATCGCGCCGATCGGTTCGTGGGTCCTGCAAGAGGCCTGTTGGCAAAATGCGTTGTGGAAGCAGGCGGGCTTCGACGACCTCATCGTCGCCGTCAACGTCTCACCGCTGCAGTTTGCACAACCGAGTTTTTTCCCGGTAGTTCAACAAGCCCTCGAGCAGAGCGGGCTCGACGCGCGCTGGCTCGAGCTCGAGCTCACCGAAAGCATCATGATGCACAGCGCAAATACGGTCTCGCAGACCTTCCACAACCTACAAAAGCTCGGGATAGGTCTGGCAGTCGACGATTTTGGTACGGGCTACTCCTCGCTGTCTTACCTGCGCAACCTTCCCATCGATACCATCAAGATCGACCGCTCATTCGTCGCCGACCTCAGTTCGCCCCGTCAATCGCCTCAGTACGCCCTTGCTCTCGTCCAGGCGATCATCAGCCTCGCGAAAAATCTGGACCTTGAAGTGGTCGCCGAGGGTATCGAACACAGGGCACAATTCAATCTGGTGCGTGATTTAGGATGCCACATAGGCCAAGGAGTCTATTTTTCCAAACCCATGCCGGCTTCCGATCTCGAGACGGTATTGAGAGAGTTTCACTCAACCGAGAAAGTTAAAGCCCACAAGCTTCCGTGAACGAACTCAACTGAGGCCGCATCGCTGTCGCAGGCACAACGCTGCGGTCAGACCATCACTTCAAGCACGAGCGTCATCGTGGTGATATTACGGCCTTCGGAAGAAACCAGGCAGTTAAAGGCGTGTCGCGCTCCCTCAACCTGCACACGCTCGACATTGAACTCCACCCTCTCGCCTGCCCAACTCAGGTCCTTAGCCTCAAGGCTTGCCCTTACGACCCGGTAGGGGACCGGCGAACCCGTTAATATGCCTCCTGCCAAATCTCCCAGATAGCTGGTAAGAGTCGCTACCGGCAACGCCGGAAAGTCGTCGAAATGCCCTGCGCATGCGGACGCAGGCAGACGGGGAATCACCATCGAAATCCGGTTCGCGCCTCTTGTGAGTTGACCGTCGAGTAGACGGGTATATGGATTAGGAGCGTTAAACGTTTCCTGACGGCGCCAACCGAAAAGGCGTTGGAACGTTTCACTGGTAAGGATGGTAAAGACGACGTCGCAAGTTCCTACTAACCGACCATCGATGTCGGCCTCAATCCATGCACGCGCTCGGCGCTTGTCGCGTTCCAAAAGTCGAGCTCGAAATCCTACCCGCGTACCAAAAGGTGCCTCATGAGCGTAAA of Deinococcota bacterium contains these proteins:
- a CDS encoding bifunctional diguanylate cyclase/phosphodiesterase → LIQLNLANITLLALTFAFANIKEHYTETRTRALTMEKFAYTDLLTNLPNRRWLEDELQVALAQSKRQNMKLVICFIDLDRFKRINDTQGHEAGDLLLQQVAQRLQACSRENDTVARISGDEFVLLARGVNHARDASFIAEKVQGALESPFTIRDQAITVTASIGISVYPDDGHDVTALLRHADSAMYYTKHLGRNSFHAYTVEIGSKVEVRNDLEQDLRDALQHGELELYYQPQHDLQSGKLVKAEALLRWHHPKLGLITPSEFIGLAEESGLIAPIGSWVLQEACWQNALWKQAGFDDLIVAVNVSPLQFAQPSFFPVVQQALEQSGLDARWLELELTESIMMHSANTVSQTFHNLQKLGIGLAVDDFGTGYSSLSYLRNLPIDTIKIDRSFVADLSSPRQSPQYALALVQAIISLAKNLDLEVVAEGIEHRAQFNLVRDLGCHIGQGVYFSKPMPASDLETVLREFHSTEKVKAHKLP